A genomic region of Bactrocera dorsalis isolate Fly_Bdor chromosome 3, ASM2337382v1, whole genome shotgun sequence contains the following coding sequences:
- the LOC125777864 gene encoding uncharacterized protein LOC125777864, whose protein sequence is MCSKVNGYLFDLSRFFSARNLKLFPKKSTAIIFPNWTKEYRLELSIAVVGDKIPSINNPKILGVTFDSQCFFTPHTTAIIAKVQSRNKILKSLAGSTWVNDKETLLGTYKAIGRPVLNYAIPIRSPVCSGTQVKKLQTCQNTALRNTTRCPLMSPIEHLHSEKFMLPV, encoded by the coding sequence atgtgttcaaagGTAAACGGCTATCTCTTCGACCTTTCTCGATTTTTCTCTGCACGGAACTTAAAACTCTTCCCTAAAAAATCCACAGCCATCATATTTccgaactggacgaaggagtacagacttgagCTTAGTATTGCAGTCGTTGGCGACAAGATTCCGTCTATCAAtaatcctaagattttaggAGTAACTTTTGATAGTCAATGTTTcttcactcctcatacgaccgcgattatcgccaaggtacaaagccgcaacaaaatcctcaagtcgctagccggcagcacatgggtaaatgacaaagaaacgttgttgggaacttacaaggcaatcggtcggccggtcctcaactacgctaTACCAATACGGTCACCTGTATGCAGTGGAACGCAGGTGAAGAAACTTCAGACTTGTCaaaacactgcactccggaaTACGACAAGATGCCCCCtgatgtctcccattgaacacctACATAGTGAGAAGTTTATGCTTCCAGTttag